A region of Streptomyces sp. R44 DNA encodes the following proteins:
- a CDS encoding TetR/AcrR family transcriptional regulator — MNQERRDRLGDAAIDVLSESGSRGLTHRAVDAAADVPLGTTKNYFPTRDALLRAAAERIIELYAAIPRPAPVDRAGLADLLRTLLEHVRGPGRVRVLALLELQREATRTPWLAAPLDAFAAADFAYFEQAQRSAGLPVTPERAATVTMALHAALPHLVAEAPTSRTAAGLDDLEAFVGNLLDTVYGTP, encoded by the coding sequence GTGAATCAGGAAAGACGGGATCGCCTGGGCGACGCGGCCATCGACGTACTGTCGGAATCCGGCAGCCGGGGCCTGACGCACCGGGCCGTCGACGCCGCGGCGGATGTGCCCCTCGGCACCACCAAGAACTACTTCCCCACCCGGGACGCGCTGTTGAGGGCCGCGGCTGAGCGCATCATCGAGCTGTACGCGGCGATCCCACGGCCCGCGCCCGTCGACCGGGCGGGTCTGGCCGACCTGCTGCGCACGCTCCTTGAGCACGTCCGGGGTCCCGGCCGCGTGCGGGTGCTCGCCCTCCTGGAGCTCCAGCGCGAGGCGACGCGGACCCCGTGGCTGGCCGCGCCCCTGGACGCCTTCGCGGCCGCCGACTTCGCGTACTTCGAGCAGGCCCAGCGCAGTGCGGGCCTGCCCGTCACCCCGGAGCGCGCCGCCACCGTCACCATGGCCCTGCACGCCGCGCTTCCCCATCTGGTCGCCGAGGCCCCCACGAGCCGGACGGCGGCCGGACTCGACGACCTCGAAGCCTTCGTCGGCAACCTGCTGGAC